The genomic stretch TGATACTCGTGAAGATTCATATTATTTTTATTATTTTATTTTAATATTTAAAGGTTGACAAATTTACTAAAAAGACATGGAAATTCAAGTTTATTGACTTAAAAATTAAGAATGTATTCTGGATTTTTCCTGATGCCTAAATTAAGAAAAGATTTAAAATATAGAAAACCACGAAAAAAAGCAGCTTTCTACAATTATTGTTTTGAACCAAGTGCAAGCGCCGAAGATTTAAAACAGCTTGTTTGTAATCAAATGCAAAATACATTAGTTTAAAGCTAGTTGTTTATAATAGAATGCAAATTACATTTATTTAAAACAGGATGTTTGTAATCAAATGCAGTTGCATTTTGTTTCCAACATATTGTTTGAATTCAAATGCATTTTTATTTTTAAAAAATCAATTGTTTTATTGCTAAATATTAAAAAAACAAGTTTTTATTATTCATGGTATATTTAAGATATAAAAATGATCAAGAAAATATCAAAGATTTTTTTGAAGTGGATTGTTTATTATTTATTTCCTGAAATTTATTCTTCAGCTAATTTCTCAGACTGTGAACCAATAAACGGAATTTTAGGCGCCAGGAAATAACCTGTCAAACTTGCAAATAGTATCGGAACGAAATACGTAAACCCAGTCAAAGTTCCCAAAATAATCGTTGTACTCATCGGCGTTCTTGTCACACACGCATTGATTGCCGCCATGCAGCTTACAATCGCCAAAGTAGTATCAACGGCAGGAAATAATTGGTGAATAATAAGACCTAAAGTCGTTCCTACAAAAAACAGCGGAATAATAAAACCACCTCTCCATCCTGAAGTTACGGTAATCGCAATAGCTAAGATTTTAAAAATTAAAATGACAATTAAAAAATTTAAGGTATAATCTCCATTGATCAATTCATTCACTTCATGGTGTCCGAAATACCTTGTCAATGGAAAATAGAAGGCGATAATTCCAAGTAAAATTCCGCCTACCAAAGTTTTGATGTAAATCGGAAATTTTCTGTATTCAAAGATTTTTTTGAAAAATTTAACGACAAAAATGAAAATCCAGCCAAATAAAGTTCCTACAATCCCGAAAGCGGTTGCATAGGCAAAATCGTAAACTCCGGTGTAATGATAAGCTTTCAAATCCCAAGTCGCTCCGATTCCCAGATGAATAATCAAAGCAAACATCAGATAACTGAAACAGCTCGCAACCAAAGCCGGAATGATTGCTTTATAATATTCCACGGCGTGTTTGTGATGAAGAATTTCAAGGGAAAATAAACTTCCACCAAGCGGAGCACCGAAAAGAGCGGTAAAACCAGATGCCATTCCGGCAATACTTAGAGAACGTAGCTCTTCACCTTTCAGCCTAAACAATTTTCCTAAATAAGTTCCAGTAGAACCGGTAAACTGAACCAAAGGCGCTTCCGGACCCAAACTTCCACCTGACGCCACACAAAAAAGAGATGACAAAATCATGGAAGGATTATTTTTAGGATCTAATTTTCCTTTATTAAACCGGATATTATTAACAATTAAATGAATTTCTCCCGGATCACCAATAAAATGAATGACCAAACCCGCCAAAAGACCAGAAATTGCCATTGTAGGAATCACCATCCAGCCTTGAAAATGATGCAGAAATTCTGTGAAATGTTCAAGCACAATCCAGTATAAACCGGCAATTATTCCGCCTACCAAACCTGTAATTGCCCACATAAAAAAAGTACGGCTGAATACGAAAGGATTAAACTTAATGGGTTGATCCAAAAGATTAAAGGTTCGTATTAATCGACGTCTTCTGTTGATTTTCATTTTAATTTATTTTAAAATTACGATCATCATTTGTTGAAAGTGTATTTATTCTTTTTGATAAAAAGCGTTTATTGAACCATTAAGAAGATATAAGCAGTTAAGGTTGGTCAAGATAAATCAAATAGATTTATTAAGCATTCCGCTCAAAGCGAAGCTCAGCTTAATTATTCTTAACTTTTTACGAAATCTTAATGGTTAAATTTAAAATGAACTCTTAAATTCTATTCTTTATAAAGTAAAAGATTAACATCAACCAAGCTAAAATCATAAACAATCCTCCAAGTGGGGTAATCGGTCCTAAAAACTTCAGGTTTGCACCCAAATAATCTTGTAAACTTAATCCGTAAATACTGAAAGAGAAAAGCATTGTTCCTGC from Chryseobacterium indoltheticum encodes the following:
- a CDS encoding chloride channel protein, with protein sequence MKINRRRRLIRTFNLLDQPIKFNPFVFSRTFFMWAITGLVGGIIAGLYWIVLEHFTEFLHHFQGWMVIPTMAISGLLAGLVIHFIGDPGEIHLIVNNIRFNKGKLDPKNNPSMILSSLFCVASGGSLGPEAPLVQFTGSTGTYLGKLFRLKGEELRSLSIAGMASGFTALFGAPLGGSLFSLEILHHKHAVEYYKAIIPALVASCFSYLMFALIIHLGIGATWDLKAYHYTGVYDFAYATAFGIVGTLFGWIFIFVVKFFKKIFEYRKFPIYIKTLVGGILLGIIAFYFPLTRYFGHHEVNELINGDYTLNFLIVILIFKILAIAITVTSGWRGGFIIPLFFVGTTLGLIIHQLFPAVDTTLAIVSCMAAINACVTRTPMSTTIILGTLTGFTYFVPILFASLTGYFLAPKIPFIGSQSEKLAEE